In Miscanthus floridulus cultivar M001 chromosome 8, ASM1932011v1, whole genome shotgun sequence, the sequence ATATTAATTAACTAAAAAAACACGTTTGCTAAAAATGGCAAGCAATccatatatatactaaaacaatgGCAACGATCTCGATGTACATGCGCCAAAACCATGCTTAACTCGAAGACTTTATGCAAATTCGTAAGAGGAAAACATATACAAATTCATTAGGCAAGCAAAATTAATTAGCTAATAAAAGTGATATCTTCGAGAGCCTTTCTAAAATCTACTATCTAAATCATTATTTGTATAGTCATTTGAGTAAAAATTGTTTTCTATTTCTTTATATACTCTCCAACGAACCATCTACGCTCTTCATCTTTAGCTAGCGAGAAATATAGAATATATGATATATTTATACTCCCTCGGTATAGCTTTTAGATGTCGTTTAGTACATGATTGTGCATACCCAGGAGTGATTAATTAGGGAGAAGTTTTTCCTGTTTGCCCTTATTAAATAGGGCTGCGGGTGTATCATGGACATGAAAAGAATTCGTCTCGATTGGTTGTTGCAGCGTCTCCTGAGGCAGCTGAGACTGCAGGTCTCAGGTTCAAGTCCTTGCGAGCGCTTTTTTTTGTTGCGTTCCCAATTTCGCGTGGCGCTGGCGCGTTGGTCTCAGATTAAATGCGCGCGGTGATTAAATGAGCACTTGAACGGGCGCGCGTGGCGTGCGAAGCAGCATGGGCATTGCAGTCCAAAACAACGCATGCAAGCCAACGATGACTTCCTTTGCCCAACTAACGGATTTGCGCAGGACGACATCGAAAAGCTATACGGAGAGAGTATTTGGATATCTCATTGATCGAAGAGGCTGTTTGAGGGTGTTTTTTCACCAAAACCTCTATTCCTATACATTAGGAAAGATAGAAAAaatctcttgaagatgctctgagTATGGCTGATTAGCTGTATGTGCAACTAATTTGCCTGAGTAAGCATGAATAGAATTGCCTGATTTAATAGAGACGATTTTACTGCATGCTATTAAGGTGAGTTTGCCTCCAATAAAATTGAGCAAACATAGCATACTTGCATGGATGTACCATTGTTGAAAAAAAACTGATAGGAAACATTGCATTGTCTGAATCGGAAAGTGGTTTTATTTTCATGTCTATAGGAGTTTATAAACCGTAAAACTAGCTTCTTAAATTTTCACCCCTTGGAAAAAATAGTGAGCGCATACTATAAGTACTCTCTAGAATGTATGCACACCTTGGAATAAAGAAAATACGAAGAAATTCTAGAAGATTCGAATCCTATAGAAAAAATTTCTACGAATCCATTTGAAAAAATGGTTGGGCTCTTATAAATTCTTTGAGTTATCCATTTTTGGCTTGGGCTCTTATAAATTCTGTGAGTTTTTTATGGCACTGCTTGttaaatactccatcttttcccGATAAAAAAATGCCCCATCTATTCTAAACTGTAAGTCATTCTGTCTTTTCTCGAACTAGAAAAATTTACAATTTAAAATAGAAGAGTAAAAATTTGGAACTTGCTAAAATTCAGATGCATGAACTTTAGCTTTTTTAGGCTACGGTTACTggatatattttatactaaaattgcAGCTCTAGTTCGCTATGATTTATCATAATCTTTGAATTTCGGTTGCGAGAATAAAAAACATGTTCGGCCAAACCACAAACTCGACAAAATATGATATATGTTGTACAAAGataattaataattaataattATTTTTATAGTAAGTGAAGGacaggcctggtgcaagcggtagagtcttaccgtctgtgaccggaaggtccgggttcgagtcgcggcctCCTCATATTGCACGGGGAGGGTAAGGCTTACCACTAACACACTTCCCTAAATCCCGCACagcgcgggagctctctgcactggttaCGTCCCCTTTTTATTTTTATAGTCAGTCAATGACACAAATTTGATATGTTATAATACAAAGACaaataataaattataaaagtaATAATCTTTTTCTTTTACTAATTGGTCATACAGCTTGAAAGTATCTTAAAATCTAGGCACTGAAATATAAGAGAAGCGCAGAAATTTTAGATGAAATCATTGAATCACCGCCCAAGACGCCTCACGCGTCGCGTGCGCCCTAGCTAGCCCTCGGCAGTCCGGCTTTTCTCGGCTCGCGCTGAGCACGCCGTCGCCACGGGCACGGCGCACGTCGGCCGCCACACCTCCACGGATCACGCACGCCGTCTGAACCCACGAAGCGGCACCGCGGGCGCTGCACGATAGGTACATCCGCCGGAGAAAGCCCGCAATTCTGTCCGTCTCCATAAAACTTCAGACCGTAAGATTCCACGCGACTGAATATCGACTGGCCGCGTTAACTACAACAAACTGATCGACATGGAATACTGCCTAAGAACTCGGTAAAATTCAGCACATCACCGCATATACTGCTGCAAATTGAAGCATTCTTCACTCAAAGTTCGATACAGACGGACAAGAAACACCAGCTACACAAGCACAATCTCCGCCATTTGCAGATCGCGGCAGCAACAACGAACGAACACGAACTTGACCCCAACTAGTGATCAACTGCTGAAATGTACACGCGGGCGCGCGGAACCCTGGACACCGACGAACACCGACCGTCACAGGCAGCCATCTCTTGCGTGTGCTCGCCTGCTCGGCACAGCCGCCGGCCGGCAGCACCCGCTCACCCTCCCAGTACTTGGCTACTTGCCAAAGATGGACTTGATCCACCACACCCCGCGGTCCCCGGGGCTCTGCTCGCTCTCCGGCGGCGGGTCAGGGTGCGCCGTCTTGCGGAGCTTCGACACGTCGTACCCTTCCTCCTTGGCACGCTCCACCAGCTCGTTGTACACGGACTCGTCCATGTGAGGCTGCCTGCAAAGGATCTGCGCACACAAGCAAAAACGCAGATCATGTGAAGGGAAACGCTGAGATTGGTAGGCAGGATTCCGGCGAGGGACGGACGGACGGCTGCTGAACGGAGGGCAGAGAGGAATGAATCAGCACGCACCCAGAGGTACTTCCTGGACGGCTGCCCGACGAGCGCATACTGGTAGCCGGCGTCGACGTGGAGCACCCAGTAGTCGCCGGTGACGGGGAAGACGGGGAGGAAGGGCGGCACGTAGAAGCGGACCCTGAGCTTGGCCTCGTCGCTGGCCGGGTTGGCGCGCCAGGCCGTGCCCTCGATGTGGCCGCGGCGGCCGCCGTCGGTCCACGTCTCGTTGAGCACCTTCACGGTGCCGTCCGGGGCGAGCGTGTAGGTGGCGCGCGTGTTGGTGCCCGTCTTGGGCTGGAACGTGGACGGGAAGCACGCGATCTCGTACCACCGCCCCGCGTACCGCTCCAGGTCCAGGTTCCGCACCACCCGCATGGCGGCCATCGCGCGTGCGTCCCTTGCGGCGGCGGTGGGCGGTGGCGTGGGTTTAGCGGGGGGAAGAGGAAGGAGGTGGGTGGGGTGGGGATGCCGGGAGCCGGATGCGAATGCGTGCGGGGGATCGGGGCAGGGTATGCTAGGCAGGTTCCGGGCGACGTGGAGGATTGTGGGCGACACGTTCTCGGACCGTGTTGTTCGGTGCGCGTCGCGGTTGTGGTTGCTGCCTGGTGCCCAGCCCGACGCAAGTGTCGTGGCCTAGTGGGCTGCGATGCGATCCGTCGTGCTGGGGTTTCCTTCTTTTCTTGTTTGTGGCGGCCGTGGTCCTCGGGTGCAGCAGCGACCTACTGTAGGAGGAAAGCACTATGCCAGACTGCCAGGGGCCCAGGGTGAAAGGAAAAGAGTGGTGCCGTATTTGCCACGGGAAAACTTTTTCTTCTTTATCTGCCAGCAACGCAAACTTTCGTGCCTTGATCAAGCATGCCGATATGTAACTTTGATTTCTAGATCAAGTAGGTGGAAGATCGATCCAGTAACACGCAGCTTCTTCATGCACTTTGACACTAGTCAAAATCAATTGGACTTAGGCTATTTTAATAAAATCTCCATTATAAAAAAATTGACTTTTTCTTGCTCAAGGATATAAACTATTACTCCAAAATCACTTTCCCTGTCTCCCTTTTAAACTTTATATATTGATGTAGTTTCTGCTGTTGGCTATAAGATTCTTACACTACTCAATAGTTTTATCCTAAAAGTATGGCAATTTGGGCATGTTTGCTTCGCGCCCTGCCAGGTACCAGTCATCTGATCCTAGCCTAGGCATCCAAAATCAGATGCCTGGCAGACAGCTCCGTCGAGGAGcaaaaccaaacatgcccttaatctCCTGAAGTTTAGATATCTGCCAATTTTTGCTGTAAAAAATCAAGATCATAACGAGAAGTTATAAGATTTCTTGATGCTACCCTTAACTATTCACAAGCATCATTCTATGCATCAAGAAATGTGATACGCATATGTATTACTTTTTTCAAATGGATGAATATAATGTTACCATTCATTTGGGAAAAGGAAAGCATATACAACGACAAAGGGTCAAGCCACAGAAGGACATACAAATCCCAATACATATTGTGCATGGAAACCTATAAACACTTAGCTACTTAACACTCTTCCTAACTTCATAGCTAGGTATTCCATCAGTACAAATGAGAGAACAAAAGGCAATCAATGCCCAAGGCTGATAACCTGCCATTATATTCAAACCTCATGTTCTTGTTCAATCTCTCTGGAGGTCCGAGAACAAGAATATAGCAGGGCTTGGAACGAGGGAACCTTCTAGAGTTCTAGAGGACTTGATGCACTTGACCCACTAACCTCTGGTCCTTTTATAGACTTATTATACATGCCGAGCTCCCTACTTGGGAGATAGTATGACGTCTCCTCCCACCACTGAATTAGCGTGGGTTTCATCTATAGTTGGAAGGTCATTGTTCTCTTTTATCGGAGGTAAAGGCGGCGACGGTCCCTCCAGAGGCGGCGAAATCTCATCTGTGCCAATGCCAATTATTCTAGAGACGTCACCTAGATCATTGACAATCTCCGTCTTCCAGTTGAGCTCGGCGAGAACTATGTCATTGTACGGGACGTAGTTCTACATTCACACCATGATGCAGTTAGGAGTTGTTAGTTTTGCACAAAGGCGTCTGAATGTGTTTTAGCCTATTGTAAGTACCTCAAGTTTCTCAATGAGCTCTTGTGCGTTGGGAGCATGGACAACAATTTGGCGGGCGCTGTGGCTGACGAACCTTCCTCCATGGTCTGGTCGATGAATGCCAGCAGGGTGTTGTAATAGCCATCAACGTTCAACAAGCCAATCTTGAAGAGTTCTCATCAATTGGATTTACTGAATTAGTGAATTGCTTCGGTGCATTGAAATATATCTTTTACAAAGTATATATCAAGAGACACTGCTGCATGCCTCaatgtacatatatataggagCTTGTTGATTATTTACCGGCTTATGATGGATGCCTAACTGTGCCCATGTGATCACTTGAAATAGCTCTTCCAGTGTTCCTATCCACCTGAATCATAATTGTAAGCATCTAGGCtcttagttgggttttggtgattaatgacgacacaagattattatgactaacgtgtgttttgtagaggcaatttgagttaggttataataatggaaattgattaggcaatcatggttgttatcatgcccctatcgatggaaatcgtttcggttttcaaaggatggactagttctaagtgtcgtttgatgttggagagacacttagagtagtttaggactttgttttttctatgACCAtaatattaaggggggtatggactagtaggttgacctagatgagtctagtgggttaggtgtggtgcacacttgtcaaacctagcactaggtagctcaggaatagccctaagattaattagagtcaacttcattcacatatgatttcgagttggaagtgaacggagggtcaaatgactgaccggacgctggtctagttATGACCGAATGCTGGAGGGTGAGCCCgaccagttcatttgatcaactatagtcgtctggtactgaccggacgctgagtggaggagcaTCGGATGCTGGGGTGCTTGCATCCGGTCCactacagagaggttctagagaggctttttcttgaccggacgcatccagtgtgtgctgatcggacgctggtgagAGTTCGGTCAATCAACTGCAGTCGtctagtactgaccggacactaagtGGAGAAGCACCGAACGCTAGGGTGCCTACATCCGGTCCGCTCCAGAGAGGTACCAAAGAGGCTCtttcttgaccggacgtgtccgatgggtgctgaccggacactggtcagagTCTGTTCAGAGCTTAACGGCTCTCTCTGACACAGTGGCGGGTATAACTGatcagagcatctggtcaccctgaccggagcgtccggtcagcccgcaaagtgatgactcagcctccaaacgttatattttgaatgagggggtataaatacttacttcaCTCATCCataggaggtctcttgcccatttgtttagctgagaaacacctttggggtgcaagggtgagcaagagcctagtggggtgattgagatttgataatccaagattaaggacctcattagtgcatagggagtagcaagtgtgcattcaCTTTTcacattaggcttgtcttggtcaagtaagagtttgcgcttgttactcttggtgatcgtcatcacctagatggctcagtggtgattgggagcttggtaatcatccgacagagcttgtggatgacccaagtcaagttgtgagcggttgtgggcgattcaccgtgacagagtgtcaaagaatcagctcatagagagcacttgatccttgcgtggattaagggggagctacacccttgcgcgggtgcttcaacgaggactagtggggagtgacgactctccgatacctcaggaaaacatcgccgtattcctttccctctctttactttgagcatttacatttgagcaattcaattcatgtctttatatttctagaattgccatgctagagtaggattggaatctagggtgcaaaacttttgtacgggagaacaatagaaacatattttaggcacaaggggtgaagtgggctaagtgtaggacttaattattctaaaaaatttagaattagcccaattcacctccctcttgggcatcttgatcctttcaattggtatcggagcctcgtgctccctaaattaggcttaaccgcctagagcaagatgtcccacggggatggaccccctcctatctttgagggagatgattttccttattgaaaaatttgcatggaggcatacttagagtctttagatgttggagttcttagagccgcctcacaaggcttcccaaaacctaaggatcccgccaaaccttcaaggcgatgaggttaactatgagaagtggaatgcaaaggctagaaacaccctctttagaggcctttgcaaggacatTTTTAACCATgtgtggaaccacaaagatgtccatgcactatggtcggatatttatGCTCTCCataagggaaccaagagtgagcatgaggaacgctaccatcttgtgatgaaaaagcttaatttatttgagatgcttcctagagaaagtgccaatgggatgtattcatgcttgaatattcttgtagaggaagtcaatgggcttagactcatacaaatgcaaccctctgatgttgtgagaaaaatcttgagtgtcctccccattgacaaatatgggcatattgtggcggtgctttatcaaggtgatcttttcaccgctacaccaactcaaatattggagaagatcaatgcacatgagatgtacatgtacatcactccacaagatggctcttcttccaccaagaagaaagatttggcattcaaggctagctaagagaagaggggcaaagtaagagttgatcataatagctcaagtgatgatgagattgatgatgcaagtcctgctctcatggtgagaagaactaccaagatgctcaagaagctaaacaagaattgaaaggacctaggatgccaccttgagggggtgaatagacgtttctgaaaattaacacctttaaatgcggaaacgattagtaaagagagtttccaaaatggaaactccaaattaagagtagtaccacccctcacaagttagccatagagtaaacaaggtataaagaatatatatagaagttacaaccctgcaatacaaagttagaacagagaatgaatatattcagcacaggcaggaaataccggacgtgtccagtatgcacGTGTTCTGCAGAATAGCCTAgcacagtgatcaataccggacatgtccggtatacacggtttCAGTGGAACAGCTCTAAACTTGCTCCTTGtgatttctaacttcaaatcaaattgcaggtacctactagatatgacaatatacacagataacctgcacaagagcaagagcaacacaaatatcaaatgaaaggCGAATTGAGATACGatttttgttttaccaaagttcggactcgttcgagtcctactctccatcgAGGGGGCTgtgggtgacccagcgaaggtcagccctagagggtaccacgaaggtcactctagccggagtcttttccaacttctTTTCCTCTTTCCACTAGTTGATTTCAAGGTGGCGgaatcgaccattacaaacttttcgaggcacaccacaatctctagggtgctctccggcgatgcctaaccgtctaggaccaaagagtccaagagtaacaaatgcgaatcatgagattgacaatatgcacaagtgctcaagtggttggatggctctccttttgaatttctctcaacccactaattgatttggcaatttggatcacacactcactaagagagggtttgggagagttggcaaggctcaaaaacatgtatgtgtatCAGTAGAATCAGcggcctccaaaggtggaggcttaggggtatttatagcccccatggAAAAACTAGCTATTGCCACACCGGACATcgagtatgcataccggacacttcttgtatgacttacactgtgccaacggtaactgagttacagtaacgatgtgaggcgtcgaaactcccgatgaatgccagaacttccgaccgtcggatcTCCCGACCCTCAacacatttgaaaactatggtaactgagttaaagtatgtgagatgtcggaacttccgactcatgccagaacttccgaccgtcggaactcccaaccctcaaggcatttgaaaactagccgttggcttctggcagtccataccagacatgtccggtatgaccaggacagtgaacactCCAAGTTAGTTCAAGCGCGAGACGTCGAAACTCCCGCCCATTGCCGAAACTACCGACCGTTAGAACTTTCGactcacgtcgaaactcccgacgaaccaacccaagaacaacaCTTTtatcattgctgggcaaatatcGAACACATCTACCAGCaaaaaatcagttagctcttttgtctctcaaatactcaaaactcacataggttggcttgagcacttatgaaacattatctatcaagatgatgcatccctcttaatagtacggcattcctattaactcaaattcaaatgtataacgaatttaaaccttttgagttggtCTCTTTCAACCTAAGCCATgtatttcaatcttcatcaagtgagggtgccaacatgtcaactttgacctttttcacttgagcaaagccatcttgagcacgtgacttgattccattcattaaatatgaataactccaaatgcatcaagtcacttccaacactttgtccaatatagatttgatcctccacatcaatatgaccatcatagcttgattggtacctcaactaaatgcaagtactttcttcttcaccctagctaggttcttcggccgccaagccatcgcttgcccttcacccttgcttagtacctcaaagcctttccttgctatcttcaccaactcaagccatcaagtcacatcttgtgttgaatcatccattcatttgtattgttatcttttttcattttaatttaacaagcttcaaatatgagaccattccatatgcaatctctcatgtctcatcaactaatttttaccgggcttgctttcacatagtacatggaaatcccacaataaataagcctttgcttgaattccatttacattgttgtcttgtgcttgaactagattatttatataacaacacatcattttggctttcattaagtacctatgagataacctattaccagtccacacttagcaaatgggttagacctttaatcatgttgtcattcaatcatccaaaacccactaaaaggctagatgcactttcaatctccccctttttggtgattgatgacaacttgattaaagtttacaaaagaatataaatatttaagcttttgggttcaatgatttgtgagaggctcccccttaatatgtgcttatgattagaattcacaaaatgacctcaaatgtcaattgcacatactaaaacatataggagactccccctaaatcattgcatctgtggggtgcatgtgtgtatgacaaagtaaaaccgtgatgcatatgacaagatatatcacacaagaataaatataaaggcatcacatcaaatattttcattctagcatacatagtccttatgaaaataaatataacacatgtatgtcacacatagaactcaatacacattttctcaagtccacaagccactaatataatatacataaagatcatgtctcaagagatgcATAGataaaagcataagtaagtctcatctctcacatgatacaatctatctcaaacttaagatatacatcaatgaagctcaaaaactaaAAAGAAGCTTAAGAAACTATAGCCTGCAGttcatatcttcaggtacaaagataagcaaatgaaacaaatatcctgaagctttaatcagtctctccccctttgtcctctatcaccacaaaggtccaacaatggcaTACTAAGGATAAAGGGGCTGCAAGCTGTCCTGAAAgctgtgatcactcatcatcatcttcatctctaccaacATCCT encodes:
- the LOC136473262 gene encoding temperature-induced lipocalin-1-like, which gives rise to MAAMRVVRNLDLERYAGRWYEIACFPSTFQPKTGTNTRATYTLAPDGTVKVLNETWTDGGRRGHIEGTAWRANPASDEAKLRVRFYVPPFLPVFPVTGDYWVLHVDAGYQYALVGQPSRKYLWILCRQPHMDESVYNELVERAKEEGYDVSKLRKTAHPDPPPESEQSPGDRGVWWIKSIFGK